A window of the Bdellovibrio sp. ZAP7 genome harbors these coding sequences:
- a CDS encoding metallophosphoesterase gives MINLGKKFAFKLLTIALIFTAGVLTAWAFWLEPRSLTVQNYVLQFSHEKSLPALRIGVVSDVHLGRYFSDEARLERIVGMLLKEEPDMIVFLGDFVAQRNADAFLKAAHQMKKLKAPLGVYSILGNHDWWANKEQISEALKSNGVRLIDNQVVELTWKDHPFHLVGFGDFWEDKELLDFIASYKKSDLPTIGLTHNPDVFPETKKDISLMLAGHTHGGQVNFPIVGAPIIPSRYGDRYRYGLISEKDHHILVTSGTGNSILPVRFRVPPEIVVVEVGFKAN, from the coding sequence ATGATCAATTTAGGAAAAAAGTTCGCGTTCAAGCTATTAACGATTGCTCTGATTTTCACAGCGGGGGTTCTGACGGCCTGGGCTTTTTGGTTAGAACCTAGATCATTGACGGTGCAAAACTATGTCCTGCAATTCTCTCATGAAAAGTCATTGCCGGCTTTGCGTATCGGTGTGGTTTCGGATGTTCATTTGGGAAGATATTTTAGCGATGAAGCTCGCCTAGAGCGCATTGTCGGTATGCTTTTAAAAGAAGAACCCGACATGATCGTGTTTCTGGGTGATTTTGTTGCACAAAGAAATGCCGATGCCTTTTTGAAAGCCGCTCACCAAATGAAAAAATTAAAAGCCCCTTTGGGTGTGTATAGCATCTTAGGAAATCATGACTGGTGGGCGAACAAAGAACAAATTTCTGAAGCCTTGAAATCCAATGGCGTGCGCTTGATCGATAATCAGGTGGTTGAGCTTACGTGGAAAGATCATCCCTTTCATCTGGTGGGTTTTGGTGATTTTTGGGAAGACAAAGAACTTTTGGATTTTATCGCGAGTTATAAAAAATCTGATCTGCCCACAATTGGGCTGACTCACAATCCCGACGTTTTTCCGGAAACCAAAAAAGACATTTCCTTGATGCTGGCAGGACATACTCACGGTGGCCAGGTGAACTTTCCCATTGTCGGCGCACCGATCATACCTTCTCGATATGGTGATCGCTATCGCTATGGACTTATCAGCGAAAAGGATCATCACATCTTGGTGACCAGTGGAACTGGCAACAGCATTCTCCCCGTTCGCTTCAGAGTGCCACCAGAGATCGTCGTCGTCGAAGTGGGTTTCAAAGCTAACTGA
- a CDS encoding alpha/beta fold hydrolase, which yields MSFVSFVLVSVFALNVFAAEIPDFLKNPFAATITSTLILPESNKAIIRGSVTVMPSRKTVPLMERVSDFNYNYRLRADHTAPLVFIIPGTGGTAESAAALVLAEQMFKIGYHVVTVDNPFSWKFTVAGSKSGLPGFTPRDSADLYAALLKTTKALKADHGIKPRSFNLIGYSIGGLQALFMKKHDDQAGNFKFAKVLTINPPADLLFAIQKLDRLAELEQKLTKTEKQNVGFKVQRVTDLVMGNKIDLKNPRQIDQVFKQEAFTDVEMAYLIGKEFRDSLGDLVFASQQVHDLGILKSPVSKYKRNARNAEARAVPFVRYMNQFLLPNLKRTQGADYSVEQLNHDASIYQFADYIRENQNLYFIDSADDLVSKTEDIAWMKTQFGDRAFVLPFGGHCGFFQVPAFQGRLQNIFKY from the coding sequence ATGTCGTTCGTTTCTTTCGTTCTAGTTTCTGTATTTGCTCTGAATGTATTTGCCGCTGAAATTCCTGATTTTCTAAAAAATCCGTTTGCTGCGACAATCACTTCCACACTTATTCTTCCTGAAAGCAATAAAGCCATTATTCGCGGATCAGTGACGGTTATGCCGTCTCGTAAAACGGTTCCTTTGATGGAACGAGTTTCTGATTTCAATTACAACTATCGCCTGCGCGCAGATCACACGGCTCCGCTTGTGTTCATCATTCCAGGAACGGGTGGAACTGCAGAATCCGCAGCAGCTTTAGTGCTGGCTGAGCAAATGTTTAAAATCGGTTATCACGTTGTGACGGTGGATAATCCATTCTCTTGGAAGTTCACAGTTGCTGGCAGCAAAAGCGGTTTGCCTGGTTTTACTCCTCGCGATTCAGCAGATCTTTATGCAGCTCTTTTGAAAACGACGAAAGCACTTAAGGCTGATCACGGTATCAAACCCCGCAGCTTTAACTTGATCGGTTATTCTATCGGTGGCTTGCAGGCGCTTTTCATGAAAAAGCATGACGACCAGGCAGGCAATTTCAAATTCGCGAAAGTTTTAACGATCAATCCTCCGGCTGACTTACTTTTCGCAATTCAAAAATTGGATCGCTTGGCAGAGCTTGAGCAAAAGCTGACAAAAACTGAAAAACAAAATGTTGGTTTCAAAGTTCAGCGTGTGACTGATTTGGTGATGGGCAATAAGATTGATCTTAAGAACCCTCGTCAAATTGATCAGGTGTTTAAGCAAGAAGCCTTCACTGATGTTGAAATGGCTTACCTGATCGGCAAAGAGTTCCGCGACAGCCTGGGTGACTTGGTCTTTGCTTCCCAGCAGGTTCATGATCTGGGTATTTTGAAAAGCCCGGTAAGTAAATACAAACGCAACGCTCGCAATGCTGAAGCTCGCGCTGTGCCTTTCGTGCGCTATATGAATCAGTTCCTTCTTCCCAATTTGAAACGCACTCAAGGTGCGGACTATTCGGTTGAACAATTGAATCACGACGCCAGCATCTATCAATTCGCTGATTATATCCGCGAGAACCAAAATCTGTACTTCATCGACAGTGCGGATGACCTGGTTTCTAAGACTGAAGATATCGCATGGATGAAGACTCAATTCGGAGACCGCGCTTTTGTTTTGCCATTCGGTGGCCACTGCGGATTCTTTCAGGTACCTGCGTTTCAAGGACGCTTACAGAACATTTTCAAATACTAA
- a CDS encoding hemoblobin-interacting domain-containing protein → MRKLVLIVSALLTIVGFQNCAEQSYNFAETDGTSSAGVTPATESKSQSFASQSTAKSIDMVWVIDNSVSMVQNVNRVKANFKAFVENLDSKIDIRVALISRSEASSINTQIALADYTSNGKQVHFMVHSYNPMLVAALSTCPASPDKSDVLCSTLKGNSRYADAYGSLNSFFRSGSQKVFVFVSDDDSSNVSANTSIQYDSGTDPKSYDNIKVSSLTENVDYITPATFQARMTKAFGSATAVKSFGFLAYDKATSPCLARPSVNYQSLIKSSGGAHFNICNSDWSSAFSTLTSRVMDFAKNTYVVADDSFLGIDYVELNGSKLVADKDFSVSGNTITLNSSLLSQVGNYSIVVHYVRGVVEK, encoded by the coding sequence GTGAGAAAATTAGTACTTATAGTTTCAGCTCTACTGACAATAGTGGGTTTTCAGAATTGCGCTGAGCAAAGCTATAATTTTGCTGAGACTGACGGCACCTCGAGCGCTGGAGTCACTCCAGCAACTGAATCCAAAAGCCAAAGCTTTGCTTCACAATCCACAGCTAAATCTATTGATATGGTTTGGGTGATCGATAACTCCGTATCAATGGTGCAGAATGTGAATCGCGTGAAAGCGAACTTCAAAGCCTTCGTTGAAAACCTGGATAGTAAGATTGATATCCGTGTTGCTTTGATTTCTCGTTCTGAGGCGTCTAGTATCAACACGCAAATCGCATTGGCTGACTATACATCGAATGGTAAGCAAGTTCATTTCATGGTGCATAGTTATAACCCGATGCTGGTGGCAGCCCTTTCAACGTGCCCAGCTTCGCCAGACAAAAGCGATGTGCTTTGCTCGACTCTAAAAGGTAACAGCCGCTATGCGGATGCTTATGGCTCTTTAAACTCGTTCTTTAGAAGTGGTTCACAGAAAGTCTTTGTCTTTGTTTCAGACGACGACTCAAGCAACGTGTCTGCGAATACCAGCATTCAGTATGACTCGGGTACGGATCCCAAAAGCTATGATAATATCAAAGTGTCTTCTTTGACAGAAAACGTGGACTATATCACGCCAGCCACTTTCCAGGCGCGTATGACGAAAGCGTTCGGCAGCGCCACAGCAGTTAAAAGCTTTGGTTTCCTAGCCTACGATAAAGCCACCAGCCCTTGCTTGGCTCGTCCAAGTGTAAACTATCAGTCTTTGATTAAAAGTTCCGGTGGGGCGCACTTTAATATCTGTAACTCTGACTGGAGTTCAGCGTTCAGTACTCTGACATCTCGTGTGATGGATTTTGCTAAAAACACCTACGTGGTGGCGGACGATTCGTTCCTAGGTATTGATTACGTTGAGCTTAACGGTTCCAAACTTGTCGCAGACAAAGATTTCTCGGTGAGTGGTAACACGATCACATTGAATTCTTCGCTCTTATCTCAGGTTGGGAATTACTCAATCGTGGTGCATTATGTGCGCGGTGTGGTTGAGAAATAG
- a CDS encoding DUF3011 domain-containing protein, whose amino-acid sequence MKRMILSVIALCALAHTAHAYDFDYADSEEISAPRRPGFDDRRGGGDRRSDDRDDRRGGHGRDDRGPRPNPGYPGNPGHGGPYNPPRPPSQPRIEYVTCESQGNRYNTCYVDPYGIRNFYLAKQRSNTRCEQNRNFGLTGNYIWVDKGCRAVFAIERY is encoded by the coding sequence ATGAAAAGAATGATTCTATCTGTGATTGCACTTTGCGCACTGGCTCACACGGCACATGCTTATGATTTTGATTATGCTGACAGTGAAGAGATCTCTGCTCCTCGCCGCCCAGGATTTGATGATCGTCGTGGTGGTGGTGACCGCCGTAGTGATGACCGTGATGATCGTCGTGGCGGCCACGGTCGCGATGACCGTGGTCCTCGTCCAAATCCAGGATACCCTGGCAATCCTGGCCATGGTGGTCCATACAACCCGCCTCGTCCACCTAGCCAACCACGTATTGAATACGTGACTTGTGAATCTCAAGGCAACCGTTACAACACTTGCTACGTTGATCCATATGGCATCCGCAATTTCTATTTGGCAAAGCAACGTTCTAACACTCGTTGTGAACAAAATAGAAACTTTGGTCTCACTGGAAATTATATCTGGGTCGACAAAGGTTGCCGCGCAGTATTTGCGATCGAGCGCTACTAA
- a CDS encoding LysR family transcriptional regulator, giving the protein MDKNRLDGLLALKLVAEKRNFTAAASELDVSPSAISQMIRQLETRLGVTLLTRTTRATSLTEAGQRFLSEAGPALDQILNAMDSVGTLGTKPSGLLRLNMPRSLYHSFMEPIVSSFIKKYPEVTVELYLEDYASDIFESGFDAGVRLSDILAKDVIATKLYGPVRFVVAGSPKYFDRHGRPKKPRDLLSHNCILIRLGGGLYDRWEFQERGKDFQVHVKGNLIFSDSNLMLDAATAGHGLVYAAEENIKEKVKSGKLEIALASYAAESEGFYLYYPSRSQILPKLRAFIDHVKAYIKK; this is encoded by the coding sequence ATGGATAAGAACAGATTAGATGGCCTGCTGGCTTTGAAATTGGTCGCAGAGAAGCGTAACTTCACCGCAGCAGCCTCAGAGCTCGACGTCTCCCCCTCCGCCATCAGTCAGATGATTCGCCAACTTGAGACACGACTGGGAGTGACTCTATTGACGCGTACGACCCGCGCAACTTCTTTAACGGAGGCAGGTCAGCGTTTTCTGTCTGAAGCCGGGCCTGCACTCGATCAAATTCTAAATGCGATGGATAGCGTTGGAACTTTAGGGACCAAACCCTCGGGCTTGTTGCGCCTAAATATGCCACGCTCGCTTTATCATTCTTTTATGGAACCCATCGTTTCTAGCTTTATCAAAAAGTATCCGGAGGTCACTGTAGAGCTTTATTTGGAAGACTATGCGAGCGACATTTTTGAAAGCGGCTTTGATGCTGGCGTTAGACTGTCAGATATCTTGGCAAAGGATGTGATCGCTACGAAACTTTATGGCCCAGTTCGCTTTGTGGTTGCAGGATCTCCAAAATATTTCGACAGACATGGCCGCCCTAAAAAACCGCGCGATCTTTTATCCCACAACTGCATTCTGATTCGCCTGGGCGGAGGCTTGTATGATCGCTGGGAGTTCCAAGAGCGCGGCAAAGACTTTCAAGTGCACGTCAAAGGCAATTTGATCTTTAGTGATTCAAACTTGATGCTAGATGCCGCTACAGCGGGTCACGGTTTAGTTTATGCTGCTGAAGAAAACATCAAAGAAAAAGTAAAATCCGGAAAACTTGAGATCGCTTTGGCAAGCTATGCAGCAGAGAGCGAAGGATTTTACTTATACTATCCAAGCCGCTCACAAATCCTACCCAAGCTTCGTGCGTTCATTGACCATGTGAAAGCATATATTAAAAAGTAA